In one window of Aceticella autotrophica DNA:
- a CDS encoding ExeA family protein codes for MKKEGKTMFNVYYGLTFNPFSKECDVKYHYKSQDYIQAMSRLEFLKDKKGFGLITGDPGSGKSYTLKCFVNSLNPNMYKVVYIPISTLTVMDFYKYLSDGFGLIPKHRKCDMFRQIQDVILSYHSKNITPVIIVDEAQFISNSILDDLRIIFNFDMDTKNYALLILSGQTQLIIQLNRQAHEALRQRIVLNYSFKGLNKDETKEYITSRLKCANCNETIFTDDAIELIYSSTNGYLRKINLLAEMSMILGAKESQKTINGELVFRAQSDINITE; via the coding sequence ATGAAGAAAGAAGGAAAAACAATGTTCAATGTATATTATGGATTAACTTTTAATCCATTTTCTAAAGAATGTGATGTAAAATATCACTACAAATCACAGGATTATATACAAGCAATGAGCAGATTAGAATTTTTAAAAGACAAAAAAGGATTTGGGCTAATAACAGGAGATCCTGGATCTGGTAAGTCATATACACTAAAATGCTTTGTAAATTCTTTAAATCCTAATATGTACAAGGTTGTATACATACCGATATCAACGCTTACAGTTATGGATTTTTACAAGTATTTGTCCGACGGCTTCGGATTAATACCGAAGCATAGAAAATGCGATATGTTTCGCCAGATACAGGATGTAATATTAAGCTATCATTCAAAAAACATAACTCCCGTTATCATCGTTGATGAGGCTCAGTTCATAAGCAACTCAATCCTTGATGATTTACGCATTATATTTAATTTTGACATGGACACAAAAAATTATGCATTACTTATATTATCAGGACAGACACAATTAATTATACAGTTGAATAGACAAGCACATGAAGCATTAAGGCAGCGAATAGTTTTAAATTATTCATTTAAGGGTTTAAACAAAGATGAAACAAAAGAATATATAACATCCAGATTAAAATGTGCAAACTGCAATGAAACAATATTTACTGATGACGCAATTGAATTAATATATTCAAGCACAAATGGATATTTAAGAAAAATTAATTTACTTGCAGAAATGTCAATGATATTAGGAGCTAAAGAAAGTCAAAAAACTATAAATGGCGAGCTAGTATTTAGAGCTCAAAGCGATATAAATATTACAGAGTAA
- a CDS encoding response regulator, producing MKQVLVVDDTKSIRMLLSTCLQIEGYKVITARDGYTALNLFDREIFDLAFLDIKMPELSGTEVLRRIRNKAITTPVIIMTAFGTVKNAVECTKMGAVEYLKKPFTAERIKDILKEMGISNIDNGFNNEFDKMIEDIKIYIKQQQYITAIELLKKAISLRPSDYRVYKLFSIAYKCIGNLNEAAKFYNAFKEFKK from the coding sequence ATGAAGCAAGTTCTGGTGGTAGATGACACTAAAAGCATCAGAATGCTTTTAAGCACATGCCTTCAAATAGAGGGATATAAAGTTATAACTGCAAGAGACGGATATACGGCACTTAATTTATTTGATAGGGAAATCTTTGATTTGGCATTTCTTGATATAAAAATGCCTGAGCTTAGTGGTACCGAAGTTTTGAGAAGAATCAGAAATAAAGCAATAACAACACCGGTTATTATAATGACAGCTTTTGGAACAGTTAAAAATGCGGTGGAATGTACAAAAATGGGCGCTGTTGAATATTTAAAAAAGCCCTTTACCGCAGAAAGAATAAAAGATATTTTAAAAGAAATGGGAATTTCAAATATTGACAATGGTTTTAATAATGAATTTGATAAAATGATTGAAGATATAAAAATATATATTAAACAACAACAATATATTACAGCGATTGAGCTGTTAAAGAAAGCAATTTCATTAAGACCTTCAGATTACAGGGTTTACAAACTATTTAGTATTGCTTATAAATGTATAGGGAATTTAAATGAAGCTGCAAAGTTTTACAATGCTTTTAAAGAATTTAAAAAGTAA
- the cas7b gene encoding type I-B CRISPR-associated protein Cas7/Csh2, with the protein MSVNNNEILYIYDAKLTNPNGDPDEENRPRMDYEREINLVSDLRIKRYIRDYLLLKGHDIFVRLIDDKPVTADKRVKDLKDSSNEWILENWTDVRMFGATMTVKGDNKTFIGPIQFNWGYSLNKVELLEASITSHFSSSEKAAQGTIGKDFRVKYSLIAFSGVISGNRAEKTLLKEEDLDLLDEALKYAIPNLATRSKIGQYPRLYIRAEYSDKETILGDFRDYIELKTITVKQQDITS; encoded by the coding sequence ATGTCAGTGAATAATAATGAAATTTTATACATTTATGATGCAAAACTTACAAATCCCAATGGAGACCCAGATGAAGAAAACAGACCAAGAATGGATTATGAAAGAGAAATAAATTTAGTTTCTGATTTAAGAATTAAAAGATATATAAGAGATTACCTACTTTTGAAGGGTCATGATATATTTGTGCGTTTAATAGATGACAAACCGGTTACAGCGGATAAAAGAGTAAAAGATTTAAAAGATTCATCTAATGAATGGATATTAGAAAATTGGACAGATGTAAGAATGTTTGGTGCAACTATGACGGTAAAGGGGGATAACAAAACCTTTATAGGTCCTATTCAGTTTAACTGGGGGTATTCATTAAATAAAGTAGAGCTTTTGGAAGCAAGTATAACTTCACATTTTTCAAGTAGTGAAAAAGCAGCTCAAGGTACAATAGGGAAGGACTTTAGGGTTAAATATTCTTTAATTGCTTTTTCAGGAGTAATAAGCGGCAATAGAGCAGAAAAGACACTCTTAAAAGAAGAAGACCTTGATTTATTAGATGAAGCTTTAAAATATGCGATACCGAACTTGGCAACAAGGAGTAAAATAGGTCAATATCCAAGGCTCTATATAAGAGCTGAATATAGTGATAAAGAAACAATTTTGGGGGATTTCAGGGATTATATTGAATTAAAGACTATTACTGTTAAACAGCAAGATATCACATCCTAA
- a CDS encoding ATP-binding protein: MFKTLKGKISFLYLILVLLIAVVGSISIFHFYKLEKTIDGLLANRYKSIQAATNMRGVIDNQNSALLIYISIDQDKGIELFNENTGEFIKWYNIETNSITEPDEKKIAENINNDYNNFIKSFSKLQEIKNTEGAKGAVDFYNSNIIPSLNKIKDEIKTLSQMNEAAMFKDEEAATKFGQSSLYLIMELSGLAVIGGFLMSVYFINRFLRPLNKLTDSIKNVKAGNLDYKIDIETKDEIGELSIEFYNMTKRLQQYEQSTLGKLVSERNKSNAILMSIPDPIIVIDNDYKITMINKACEKFFNVSSEKAINRHFLEIIRNSQIFEYIVNVLEKNETNNEKTVLFKINNEYYFNVIVTKLTDTDENTNGAVIVLNNITHLKKLEKIKSDFITIISHEFKTPLTSIIMGASMILNESLGEINVGQKNVINTIKKESERLSTLVDELLQLSKLESDKSVFNIHPCAIDVIIDNCIKPLYEIAEQKDVKLYYEADENLPKVMADPEKIEWVLNNLITNALKYTYAGDEICVSAFTKNQKMYVSVKDTGEGIPEEYADKIFDKFVQVKGQDTEVRGTGLGLYIVKEIIKSHGGEIWCESKIDEGSKFTFYLPLA; encoded by the coding sequence ATGTTTAAAACATTAAAAGGTAAGATATCTTTTTTATATTTAATACTTGTATTGCTTATTGCTGTTGTTGGATCAATCTCAATTTTTCACTTCTATAAATTAGAAAAAACAATTGACGGACTATTGGCTAATAGGTATAAAAGTATACAGGCGGCGACAAATATGAGGGGGGTAATAGATAACCAGAATAGTGCCTTACTTATTTATATATCTATTGATCAGGATAAAGGCATAGAGTTATTTAATGAAAATACCGGTGAATTTATAAAGTGGTATAATATCGAAACAAACAGCATAACGGAGCCCGATGAAAAGAAAATAGCGGAGAATATAAATAATGATTATAACAACTTTATAAAATCATTTTCAAAATTGCAGGAAATAAAAAACACTGAGGGTGCTAAAGGAGCTGTTGATTTTTATAATTCAAATATAATACCAAGTCTTAATAAAATAAAGGATGAGATAAAAACCCTATCACAGATGAATGAAGCCGCAATGTTTAAGGATGAAGAAGCCGCCACTAAATTCGGACAAAGTTCTCTGTATTTAATAATGGAGCTTTCGGGATTGGCAGTTATTGGAGGATTCTTGATGTCTGTTTATTTTATAAATCGATTTTTAAGACCTTTAAATAAATTAACAGATTCAATAAAAAATGTTAAAGCAGGGAATCTGGATTATAAGATAGATATAGAAACTAAGGATGAAATCGGTGAACTTTCCATTGAATTTTATAATATGACAAAGCGTTTGCAGCAGTATGAGCAAAGCACGCTTGGTAAATTAGTAAGCGAAAGGAACAAGTCAAATGCTATTTTGATGAGTATTCCCGATCCGATAATAGTGATAGACAATGATTATAAAATTACCATGATAAATAAGGCTTGTGAGAAGTTCTTTAATGTATCAAGCGAAAAAGCGATAAACAGGCATTTTCTTGAGATAATAAGGAATTCACAAATTTTCGAATATATTGTAAATGTATTAGAAAAAAATGAAACAAATAATGAAAAAACCGTATTATTTAAAATAAATAATGAATATTATTTCAATGTGATTGTAACGAAATTGACTGATACAGATGAAAATACAAATGGTGCAGTGATCGTTTTGAATAATATTACACATCTAAAAAAACTTGAAAAAATTAAAAGCGATTTTATAACAATTATTTCGCATGAATTCAAAACTCCACTAACATCCATAATAATGGGAGCCAGTATGATATTGAACGAAAGTTTGGGTGAAATTAATGTTGGTCAGAAAAATGTAATAAATACGATAAAGAAAGAAAGCGAAAGGCTCTCAACACTTGTTGATGAACTTTTGCAGCTATCCAAGCTGGAATCTGACAAGTCTGTCTTTAACATACATCCATGTGCCATTGATGTAATAATTGACAATTGTATAAAGCCACTATATGAAATAGCAGAACAAAAAGATGTAAAGTTATACTATGAAGCAGATGAAAATCTGCCAAAGGTTATGGCAGACCCTGAGAAAATAGAATGGGTATTAAATAATCTTATTACAAATGCCCTAAAATATACCTATGCTGGTGATGAAATATGTGTAAGTGCGTTTACAAAAAATCAAAAAATGTATGTATCGGTTAAAGATACAGGTGAAGGGATACCGGAAGAATATGCCGATAAGATATTTGACAAGTTTGTTCAGGTTAAAGGTCAGGATACTGAAGTAAGAGGAACCGGTTTAGGGCTTTATATAGTAAAAGAAATTATTAAATCACATGGTGGAGAAATATGGTGTGAAAGCAAAATAGATGAGGGCAGCAAATTTACCTTTTATTTACCATTGGCTTAA
- the kdpA gene encoding potassium-transporting ATPase subunit KdpA, with product MDIIQMLIFIILLVAVTIPLGAYMANVFTDKKTFFDPIAKPIEKLIYRIIGIDEKNEMNWKEYAAAVILFNLFGFLLLYLIQRWQGLLPFNPQKFGAVAPSLSFNTAVSFMTNTNWQAYSGESTMSYFTQMMGLTVQNFVSAATGIAVVIALIRGIVRHTAKTIGNFWVDLTKSVIYILLPISFVFALILVQQGVIQNLSPYITIHTLSGNSQTIAMGPVASQEAIKTLGTNGGGFFGANASHPFENPTPLTNLIEMLSILAIPAALTYTFGKMVENKKQGWALFGAMLVLFIIMLCTIYGAERFGNPAIAHLNISGPSAMEGKEVRFGIANSSLFATVTTAASCGAVNTMHDSLTPLGGLVPMLQMMLGEVIFGGVGAGLYGILIFVFLTVFIVGLMVGRTPEYLGKKIESLEMKMSILAVLMPAASVLIFSAIATVTKMGTSSILNPGPHGLSEILYAFASSSNNNGSAFAGLNANTCFYNISTGIAMLIGRFGVIIPALAIAGNLVQKKQIPVSSGTFFTDTPLFSFLLISVILIVGALTFFPALALGPIVEHLLMMTGKLF from the coding sequence ATGGATATTATTCAAATGCTAATCTTTATAATTTTATTAGTTGCTGTAACAATTCCTCTTGGTGCCTATATGGCAAATGTTTTTACAGATAAAAAAACATTTTTTGACCCAATAGCAAAACCAATAGAAAAACTTATATACCGTATAATCGGTATTGATGAAAAAAATGAAATGAATTGGAAGGAATATGCGGCTGCTGTTATATTGTTCAATTTATTTGGATTTCTTCTATTATATCTTATCCAAAGATGGCAGGGACTTCTTCCCTTTAACCCCCAAAAATTTGGTGCTGTAGCTCCTTCCCTATCATTTAATACGGCTGTAAGCTTTATGACAAATACCAACTGGCAGGCTTACAGCGGTGAATCTACCATGAGCTATTTTACACAGATGATGGGTTTGACAGTTCAAAATTTCGTATCTGCAGCAACTGGTATAGCGGTTGTAATCGCCTTAATACGTGGTATTGTCAGACATACTGCAAAAACTATCGGAAATTTTTGGGTTGACCTTACTAAAAGTGTTATATACATCCTCCTTCCAATCTCATTTGTTTTTGCATTGATTTTGGTTCAACAGGGGGTTATACAAAATTTATCACCTTATATTACGATTCATACATTAAGCGGTAACAGTCAAACAATAGCGATGGGTCCTGTGGCTTCACAGGAAGCCATCAAAACTTTGGGAACAAATGGCGGAGGTTTTTTTGGCGCAAATGCCTCACATCCATTTGAAAATCCAACTCCATTGACAAATTTAATAGAAATGCTGTCAATCCTTGCAATACCGGCTGCTTTAACCTATACTTTCGGCAAAATGGTGGAAAACAAAAAACAAGGCTGGGCTCTTTTTGGTGCAATGTTAGTTTTATTTATAATAATGCTTTGCACAATATACGGTGCTGAAAGGTTTGGAAACCCTGCAATAGCTCATCTGAACATATCAGGACCCTCTGCAATGGAAGGAAAAGAAGTCCGATTTGGCATAGCAAATTCGTCTCTTTTTGCAACGGTAACAACAGCAGCCTCCTGCGGTGCAGTAAATACAATGCATGACAGCTTAACTCCGCTTGGCGGTCTTGTGCCTATGCTTCAAATGATGCTCGGAGAAGTTATTTTCGGTGGTGTTGGGGCAGGACTGTACGGAATACTGATATTTGTATTTTTAACGGTGTTTATAGTTGGTCTTATGGTGGGACGTACACCTGAATACCTTGGCAAAAAGATTGAATCATTGGAAATGAAAATGTCAATCTTGGCTGTACTCATGCCGGCTGCATCAGTTTTGATTTTCAGTGCCATTGCAACAGTAACAAAAATGGGAACTTCGTCGATATTAAATCCCGGTCCTCATGGGTTAAGCGAGATTCTATATGCATTTGCCTCTTCTTCAAACAACAACGGCAGCGCTTTTGCCGGTCTTAATGCGAATACATGTTTTTATAATATTTCGACAGGTATAGCAATGCTGATAGGTCGTTTTGGTGTTATCATACCCGCCTTGGCAATCGCAGGAAATTTGGTCCAAAAGAAGCAAATTCCTGTAAGTTCAGGTACGTTTTTTACCGATACGCCGTTGTTTTCATTCCTGCTCATTTCGGTAATACTTATTGTAGGTGCATTGACTTTTTTCCCTGCACTTGCACTTGGACCAATCGTTGAACATCTTTTAATGATGACAGGAAAATTATTTTAA
- the pulA gene encoding type I pullulanase: protein MLADIRLIDYENYPVYEGNDLGANYGYKGTGFRLWSPTADKVVLQLYKNDLIEDYDMKKDINGTWYIYIDGNLDNVSYTYKIIRNKNIVVTVDPYAKALTVNGTTGVVIDLSKTNPEGWDNDIKPPFDKPTDAVIYEMHVRDFSASPDSGIKNKRKYLAFTEINTTGPDGIKTGLSHLTELGITHIHLLPIQDFESVNELEENYDWGYIPHHIPKDIPACTLAGAYNWGYDPYHYFVPEGSYSTDPTNPAARIKEVKEMVLALHKAGIRIIMDVVYNHTFITEKSIFDMVEPGYFYRHNPDGSYSNGSGCGNETASERPMVRKLILDSLKYWITEYHIDGFRFDLMALHDIDTIKEIEKMVHDIDPSILIYGEPWAGGQSALSPDKQFVKGRQYGLSVAVYNDNIRNAIKGFPDDDSKGFATGKMGLENEIKRGVVGSIKYNDVIRDFALNPSESINYVSCHDNLTLWDKIARSNPEDNEKTRIQMDKLCNMIILTSQGIPFIQGGEEMLRTKQGINNTYNSGDTINQIDWSRKAKYKDVFEYYKGLINLRRHHPAFRMNDAENVKKNLYFIESPANTVAFVLSGKPLGDNWCNIAVVYNPNKNNINIKLPHSDWMVVVDDMHSGIETIDKGNWKIENDNLTVPPICGMVLYSLC, encoded by the coding sequence ATGCTTGCCGATATAAGATTGATCGATTATGAAAATTACCCTGTATATGAAGGCAATGACCTTGGAGCAAATTATGGATATAAAGGTACAGGATTCCGGTTATGGTCACCCACAGCAGATAAAGTTGTTTTACAATTATATAAAAATGACCTTATAGAAGATTATGATATGAAAAAGGATATTAACGGCACATGGTACATCTATATAGATGGAAATCTTGATAATGTAAGCTATACATATAAAATTATAAGAAACAAGAATATTGTTGTAACAGTTGATCCTTACGCAAAGGCTCTTACCGTAAACGGAACAACAGGTGTTGTAATTGACCTTTCCAAAACAAATCCCGAGGGATGGGATAATGACATAAAACCCCCTTTTGACAAACCTACCGATGCCGTTATTTATGAAATGCATGTAAGGGATTTTTCAGCAAGCCCGGATTCGGGTATTAAAAATAAAAGAAAATATTTGGCATTTACCGAAATTAATACAACCGGACCTGATGGTATTAAAACAGGACTTTCTCATCTGACAGAACTTGGCATAACACATATACATCTATTGCCGATACAGGATTTTGAAAGTGTCAATGAATTAGAAGAAAACTATGATTGGGGATACATTCCTCATCACATTCCAAAAGATATTCCTGCCTGTACCTTGGCAGGCGCATATAATTGGGGATACGACCCCTACCATTATTTTGTGCCGGAAGGCTCTTATTCAACAGACCCGACTAATCCGGCAGCACGTATTAAAGAGGTAAAGGAAATGGTATTAGCTCTTCATAAGGCAGGAATACGGATTATAATGGATGTTGTTTATAATCATACCTTCATTACAGAAAAATCCATCTTCGATATGGTAGAACCGGGATATTTTTACCGCCATAACCCTGACGGCAGTTATTCAAATGGTTCCGGCTGCGGCAATGAAACAGCCTCGGAAAGACCCATGGTGAGAAAATTGATACTGGATTCTCTTAAATATTGGATTACAGAGTACCATATTGACGGTTTTAGATTTGACCTTATGGCATTACACGATATTGATACAATAAAAGAAATCGAAAAAATGGTACATGATATTGACCCATCAATTTTGATTTATGGTGAACCTTGGGCAGGAGGTCAATCCGCATTATCCCCTGATAAACAATTTGTCAAAGGCAGGCAGTATGGTCTTTCGGTTGCGGTTTATAATGATAATATAAGAAATGCCATAAAGGGTTTTCCTGACGATGATTCAAAGGGTTTCGCAACAGGTAAGATGGGACTTGAAAATGAAATAAAGCGCGGTGTCGTCGGAAGTATAAAATACAATGATGTAATAAGGGATTTTGCATTAAACCCATCTGAATCGATAAATTATGTTTCATGCCATGATAATTTAACATTGTGGGATAAAATTGCAAGAAGCAATCCGGAAGACAACGAGAAAACACGTATTCAAATGGATAAACTCTGTAATATGATAATTCTCACATCACAAGGAATCCCCTTTATTCAAGGTGGTGAAGAAATGCTCCGTACAAAACAGGGAATTAATAATACTTATAATTCCGGTGATACGATAAATCAAATAGATTGGTCGAGAAAAGCAAAATATAAAGATGTATTTGAATATTATAAAGGTCTTATCAATCTAAGGAGGCATCATCCGGCTTTTAGAATGAATGATGCTGAAAATGTAAAGAAAAACCTGTATTTTATTGAAAGCCCTGCAAATACAGTGGCATTTGTCTTGTCGGGAAAACCCTTAGGAGACAATTGGTGTAATATAGCCGTTGTATATAATCCCAACAAAAATAATATAAATATTAAACTTCCGCACAGTGATTGGATGGTTGTTGTAGATGATATGCATTCGGGTATCGAAACCATTGATAAAGGTAATTGGAAAATTGAAAATGATAATCTTACCGTCCCGCCTATATGCGGCATGGTTTTATACAGTTTATGCTGA
- the cas6 gene encoding CRISPR-associated endoribonuclease Cas6 translates to MRVTLEFTGDKNLYLPLQYNHIVQGFIYNQMTDSDFSEFLHDEGFKYEKRRFKLFTFSRLEGEFRIIKRENKIMIKPPFQLTISSPIDEFIFDISKNMFRKDFCSFNNQRFQLNSLNIANPPIFKDKTRIKFLSPVVMYTTIEEKGLKYTYYYSPWDEKFSALLLNNLLKKYELIYGEKPKNPYFKLHPLWDEDNRYRKIMKYKNSVVKGWMGIYDVECSPDLLETAYYTGLGSKNPQGFGCFEII, encoded by the coding sequence ATGCGGGTAACGTTAGAATTTACCGGTGATAAAAATCTTTATCTTCCACTGCAGTACAATCATATTGTACAGGGATTTATATACAATCAGATGACGGACAGCGATTTCAGTGAATTTTTACATGACGAAGGATTCAAATATGAAAAAAGGCGGTTTAAATTATTTACATTTTCAAGGCTTGAGGGTGAATTCAGAATCATAAAAAGGGAAAATAAGATCATGATAAAGCCACCTTTCCAGCTTACTATTTCATCGCCGATAGATGAATTCATATTTGATATTTCGAAGAATATGTTCAGAAAAGACTTCTGCAGCTTTAATAACCAAAGATTTCAACTAAACTCACTAAATATTGCAAATCCGCCGATATTTAAAGATAAAACAAGGATAAAGTTTTTGTCCCCGGTTGTAATGTATACGACAATTGAGGAAAAGGGGTTAAAATACACGTATTATTATTCGCCTTGGGATGAAAAATTCTCTGCATTGCTCTTAAATAATTTACTAAAAAAATATGAGCTTATTTATGGGGAAAAGCCAAAAAACCCGTATTTTAAACTTCACCCCCTGTGGGATGAAGATAATCGGTATCGAAAGATAATGAAGTACAAAAATAGTGTTGTAAAAGGTTGGATGGGCATATATGATGTAGAATGCAGCCCGGACTTGTTAGAAACAGCCTATTATACGGGTCTTGGCTCTAAAAATCCGCAAGGATTCGGCTGCTTTGAAATTATTTAG
- the kdpF gene encoding K(+)-transporting ATPase subunit F — protein sequence MGGIIAVAMFIYLVYALFKAEDI from the coding sequence GTGGGAGGTATTATTGCAGTGGCAATGTTTATATACTTGGTGTATGCATTATTCAAAGCAGAAGATATATAA
- a CDS encoding TIGR02556 family CRISPR-associated protein yields the protein MIKIIEGIVQIGEIVKEKDPIKNNIVELSCEKGNKPLNVLKFNFLLEEDRLEIDVNEEMNEDTASKYLYVGRIVGNNPQWYASSISSDYILTETIYNLTKMDFGEELNKKLKEVFERFYISIEELEPKYRYVLDLSKTDFKGQSIKDLFKKVKEDKDNVGLPPKDLGKKFRKAISKYFEEYLKNGKNLKTEEIGLYTIFIDGKSLSSHKEYINAAIESKKPNVKKSKSKKGVCSICGSPNAITFDSSKARFKFFTTNQVIFASSFSINNYYKNMQMCSECFSKYQAGENYISNKLSTKLAAFNVLIIPQFVYGKPVSKSDLDLATDKIIDSFNTVKSYKGIEKLREEMGISLDLTNEKSYFLLNFVFYEPVQQATKILRLIKDVDPSIFERVRDASENAKKYVQEALGEKYRSFITLSTAYYINPVRVKKGKAVEYRDVLETYDAILTGKQLNKRHIIDNLIDGIRVIKFEKDTYNIDPKKKDIEFYLLEASMYIRFLEYMGCLKEEEGLDVSLLKLDENTKKFIKNMNYNEQETAMFLLGYLIGQIGNAQYKKMQKDTQEKGEGTPNKPILNKLNFNGLDKQKIVRLTKDVFNKLNQEKILHYNEVIFYEMKRLLDSNIINWKLNKDESLFYVLSGYSYTTVTAILKEKKEVISNVSE from the coding sequence GTGATAAAAATTATTGAGGGTATAGTACAAATAGGAGAAATCGTAAAAGAAAAGGATCCAATAAAAAATAATATAGTAGAACTTTCTTGTGAAAAAGGTAACAAACCATTAAATGTTTTAAAATTTAATTTTTTATTAGAAGAAGATAGATTAGAAATAGATGTAAATGAAGAAATGAATGAAGATACTGCTTCTAAATATTTATATGTTGGCCGCATAGTTGGTAATAATCCACAGTGGTATGCTTCAAGCATTTCAAGCGATTATATTTTAACAGAAACAATATATAATTTGACAAAGATGGATTTTGGCGAAGAGCTGAACAAAAAACTAAAAGAAGTTTTTGAGAGGTTCTATATATCTATAGAAGAATTAGAGCCAAAATACCGTTACGTTTTAGACTTAAGTAAAACAGATTTTAAAGGTCAATCAATAAAAGATTTATTTAAAAAAGTAAAAGAAGATAAAGACAATGTCGGATTGCCTCCTAAAGACCTTGGAAAGAAATTTAGAAAGGCAATAAGCAAATATTTTGAAGAATATTTAAAAAATGGGAAAAATTTGAAAACTGAAGAAATTGGCTTATATACTATTTTTATTGATGGTAAATCTTTATCAAGTCACAAAGAATATATAAACGCTGCAATAGAATCAAAAAAACCTAATGTTAAAAAGAGTAAAAGCAAAAAAGGTGTTTGCAGTATATGTGGAAGTCCAAATGCGATTACTTTTGATTCTTCAAAGGCGAGATTTAAATTTTTCACTACAAATCAAGTTATTTTTGCGAGTAGCTTTTCAATAAATAATTACTATAAAAATATGCAGATGTGTTCAGAATGTTTTTCTAAATATCAAGCAGGGGAAAATTATATATCAAACAAGTTATCAACTAAGCTTGCAGCCTTCAATGTACTTATAATCCCACAATTTGTATATGGCAAGCCTGTTAGCAAATCAGATTTAGATCTTGCAACTGACAAGATAATAGATTCATTTAATACTGTGAAATCATATAAAGGTATTGAGAAATTAAGAGAGGAGATGGGTATATCTTTAGACCTTACAAATGAAAAAAGCTATTTTCTTTTAAATTTTGTTTTTTATGAACCTGTTCAACAAGCTACAAAAATTTTAAGACTTATAAAGGATGTTGACCCTTCAATTTTTGAAAGAGTAAGAGACGCATCAGAAAATGCTAAAAAATATGTTCAAGAAGCTTTAGGTGAAAAATATAGAAGTTTTATTACGTTAAGTACAGCATATTATATTAATCCAGTAAGAGTTAAAAAAGGAAAGGCAGTGGAATATAGAGATGTACTTGAGACTTATGATGCTATACTTACAGGGAAACAGCTAAATAAAAGACATATAATAGATAATTTGATCGATGGAATAAGAGTAATTAAATTTGAAAAAGATACTTACAATATAGATCCGAAAAAGAAAGATATAGAATTTTATCTTTTAGAAGCAAGTATGTATATTAGATTTTTGGAATATATGGGTTGTTTAAAGGAGGAAGAAGGATTGGACGTATCTCTATTAAAATTAGATGAAAATACTAAGAAATTTATTAAAAACATGAATTACAATGAACAAGAAACAGCAATGTTTTTATTGGGCTACTTAATAGGACAAATTGGAAATGCTCAATACAAAAAGATGCAAAAAGATACTCAAGAGAAAGGTGAAGGTACTCCCAATAAGCCAATACTTAATAAGCTTAACTTTAATGGTTTGGATAAACAAAAAATTGTAAGACTCACAAAAGATGTTTTCAACAAGCTAAATCAAGAAAAGATATTACATTATAATGAAGTAATCTTTTATGAGATGAAAAGATTACTAGATTCAAATATCATAAACTGGAAACTTAATAAAGACGAAAGTTTATTTTATGTACTTTCAGGGTATTCTTATACGACAGTAACAGCTATTTTAAAAGAAAAGAAGGAGGTTATATCAAATGTCAGTGAATAA